The Marinitoga sp. 38H-ov genomic sequence AATGAGAAAAAGAGAAGCCCGTAAGGGGCTTCTCACATCCTCAACATATTTAATATATGCAGCTATTTTTTGGGGATATCCTTTTGTTTGGTTAGTTATATTAGCTTTTTCTAGATGGAGATATGTAGGAACACCTCAATTTGCTGGATTTAGAAATTTTTTAAGAATAATATACGACCCAATATTTTGGAAATCATTTTTTAATGTTTTAAATTTTTTAATGTATTATATACCAATAGTTTTAATATTTTCTTTATTGTTTGCATTAGCATTAAGTAAATTAAAATATGGGAAAACATTTGTAGCCTTATCTTTTTTAGTAGCTAATATTTCATCTGGAGTAGCTTATTCTATAATGTTTTCAAAGCTATTTGCAGAAAATGGTCCTTTAAATCAATTAACATACAAATTATTTAATACTACTATACCGTGGTTTACTAGTCCTCAATTAGCGATGTTTTCTATCTCATTAATTGTAGTATGGAAATTTATAGGATATTATGGATTAATACTATATTCTGGTTTAATTAGTATTCCTCAAAATATATATGAAGCAGCAGAATTAGATGGAGCAAATAAATATGTGAAATTTTTTAAAATTACACTTCCTTTATTAAACCCATCAAT encodes the following:
- a CDS encoding sugar ABC transporter permease: MVNKMRKREARKGLLTSSTYLIYAAIFWGYPFVWLVILAFSRWRYVGTPQFAGFRNFLRIIYDPIFWKSFFNVLNFLMYYIPIVLIFSLLFALALSKLKYGKTFVALSFLVANISSGVAYSIMFSKLFAENGPLNQLTYKLFNTTIPWFTSPQLAMFSISLIVVWKFIGYYGLILYSGLISIPQNIYEAAELDGANKYVKFFKITLPLLNPSIIMVLVFAISLSFGIFTEPYMITGGGPMRSTLMPMMVMYTSAFQKLDPTYSSTMSIFIAFFSFGLIWITRKLFEREVELV